Below is a genomic region from Erigeron canadensis isolate Cc75 chromosome 7, C_canadensis_v1, whole genome shotgun sequence.
CTTTTAGTTTCTTCATTGTCTTCTGCAAGTATCTTTTTTTCCAATCTTTGAATCACTACAAGAACTATCTGAATTGAGCTTCTGATTACAAACTAACACATTATACATGCTTTTAAGAAAAGGCACCGAATACGTCTCTATCTTTCACATAAAATTTAATAGCTTTAGCTGATCCGCTTTTACTCTGTATTGCATTCTAAGGCTATGCCAATTCATCTTTTTTAGACCTGAAATTTTTCCAGTGTTGTCTTTGCGGTTTAATATCATGTTCATGTATGAGCATTGATTAATATTTCATACAAATTTTGATGTGGCACCTTTCGTTGCCTAATTGTTAAGTATGACTTGTAGAAGCTCTAAATTTTGAAAGATAAAATTTCTATTCTAGTAGTGTTTCAGTATTTATACCCCCCTTTCTAGACAGGATATCTTCACTTCTGAAATTCTTATACTTCTTTCTCCCATCACTTTTATGCTTGAGGCAGATGACAAGAATCCGATGTAAATCTTTGTAAGTGTTACTCGCTTACTTGTACAATTAGGTTTTAGTAATAAAGGATTAAAGGCATATAAGTTATGCTTGAACGAGATGAGTAGTATTCCAATTGTTAACATGAATGCGATACCCCTAGGAGTAATTACCTTGAAGTAACagacaaacataaataaaaatccatctatatatttgttatatgaACAAAATTTTCCCTTTTGTCCTATTTGTGGCATATGTTGAATTATGCAAGTTTAATAAGATAGCATTCGTTGATGACATCTCAGGTTTGAAAGTGTAACCTTCAAGAGGACTGAGGAAACAGCAAAGAGTCAAAATGCAATGCAGAGTAAAACTGGATTAGTCGAAACTATTGTATTTGAGGTGAAAGATACTGAAAGAATTGGGGGCAAATTTCTAAAAAGTAATTCTAATGTCCTGTGTTGCGATCCGAAGCTGGCTGCAGATGGTTCTTGCACAGTAGGAGAGGTCATTAtcaaaaaagatgaaaacaacCCTGAGTGGCCGAAGCGCATCCACACCTTCTTTGCAGGGAAAGAGCAAGAAGCAAAAATGCCTGCTCAATCCGTTGAGATAAATAAGACAGGAATGTATTATCTCTATTTTATGTATTGTGATCCAGAACTCAAGGGTACAACTGTTACCGGCAGAACCGTGTGGCGGAATCCAGATGGTTATTTGCCCGGAAAGATGGTCCCACTCATGACTATATATGGAGTCATGTCTTTGGCTTATCTTGTCCTCGGGCTGGGTTGGTTTTTAAGGTTTGTTCAGTTCTGGAAGGACATTATGCAGTTACATTATCATATCTCAGCTGTAATTGCACTCGGGATGTGTGAAATGGCATTTTGGTATTTCGACTATTCGAATCTTAGTGTAACTGGAAGTAGGCCCATGGGTATTACAGTGTGGGCGGTAACCATTAGTGCCTTCAAGAAGACTCTTTCTCGGTTACTGCTTTTGGTAGTTTCAATGGGATATGGTGTGGTAAGGCCTACACTTGGTGGTGTGACCTTAAAAGTGTTGATTCTTGGTGCCGTATACTTTGTTGCTTCAGAGGCACTTGAGCTTGTTGAGAACTTGGGAAACATCAACGATTTTTCTGGAAAGACCAAACTGTATTTGGTATTGCCTGTTGCTTTCTTGGATGCGTGGTTTATTTTATGGATTTTCTCATCTTTGTCCAAGACACTAGAGAAGCTTCAGGTAACCTTTTTCCTAAGACTCATCATGGAAATTTTATACAAAAGGTGCTAATTATGTCTTCTTCATTATGTAGATGAGGAGAAGCATCGCTAAACTGGAGGTTTATAGAAAATTCACAAATTCCCTTGCACTTTTTGTGCTACTCTCTATCGCTTGGATTGGCTATGAGGTACTGTTCATCTTTTTATGGTACAACTAGTGGCtagtggaaatttttttttggcatTGTGTAATCTTTATTTTGGCTAAATGTTTTTCATGATTATATTGGTTTCTGCAGCTGTACTTTAATGCAACTGATCCAATAAGTGAGCTATGGCGTATCTACTGGGTTATTCCTGCTTTCTGGTCGCTGCTTGCCTTTTCTCTGTTGGTTGTGATATGCATCCTTTGGGCACCTTCTCGCAATCCCACTAGGTTAGTTGGTTGATATCAATTGTTTATTTTGCATACAGGTGGAAAGTTTGATCTATGAAAGTGTTAATTCAGTTTATGTTATTATCCCACCAaatgcccattttgccacctttacTTTTTCATGTTCTCTGCCTTCTGAATTTTAAACTTTATAACATTGGTTGATAAGCACTGTAAACACTTCTTATACATCAGACATGGAATTTGGTTCCCGTCCCCAGCATGTCTGATACACATTACTATTTAAGTGGGACAAAGTGTGTATTAGAATATCTGCTTTTGGAAGGTATGGTGGTTGATAACAAGGTGTCCATATTGACCCTTTTATACCTGAGGTTGATCTGAGTAATGCTTTTCTGAAACGGATCAAAGTGGTAAATAATTGAAGTTAGCTAAAAAGGAAATAGGTTAGATTGATAAAATTCATCGAAAATGGCTTTTTAATTCATCATACTTCCTCCTAATCACTTTAATCCAAAAGGATAAGTTTGTATTAAACTAGTATATTTATTGTAAATCTTGTATGAGGCTCTGATTACTTTTACTAAATTTAAGATCTTTGGACGAAGAAGTGTTTGTAAACCCAACCAAGACCTACCTCTCTTGACCTGTATATAGAGTTCTACAATGCCGTGtcaaatccattttgacccattacctaaCCTGCCCGAACCACTTATATCTCCACTTCtaaatacattttttatattttttggttttagatACACGTATGCGGGGGACACAGGAGATGACTATGATGAGGAGGCAATATCTCTTACAACTGGAGTGAAAGTGGATGGTGGTGAAGTTGGAACGGTGATGGAaaggaaggaaaagaaaggtCTTGGATCAACAGATCATCTTATTGGGCTGACAGAAGATCTAGCAGAAGACAAACGAGAATGAGCTTTGGTTTGCTTGGTTGATTCTTGTAAATTTCTTGTTGTGTATGTATAAAAACGTGCCTAACATACGGTTGCCCCCACAAGGCTTTTATGCCTTTCCTGTTTCGAGTATGCAACAGAGTTGGAACTTTCTTAACGATGATAGAAAGTGTACTTGTAGTTAACTGCCTTTATGAAGGTTTTACTACACAGAAATGAGAAAATCAGTCACTTTGCAGTGTTAGATATATGATCTAAATTTTTATTTCGAGACATCTTTATAGAAGACTTGAATTTGCTGTAACATATTTGTTAAAGATCAGTCGTGCTACAAAGGCCCATCTATACCGGGTTATCAATACACCAACCTTCTATTTAGGGTTGCTATCGAGCTTAAGTGAGAtgggttaaaataaaaattataaagtttgaataagttgaacatatttaataataatctgTTCGATACAAGCCTACCAATAAAACTAACTTTTCGTTTAGTTTTTTAGTCGTTACAAAATCGTGATAAAAAGTAGAGTTGTTTGGTTCTCTAGTTATTTGAAAATGTAACTTTGACAAAAAGAATTCCTAAGCTGGTTATCGAAAGTTTGATAGTTACTGCTCGTATTTGATTTCTTGGCTAATTAGGTCAGTGCAAATTTAAATCGAAGAGGTCTTTGATTTTATGAATCGTGCCAATGGCCTCTTCAATTTCATCCGTTGATATGGAACTTTGCCAGTTTAGAAAACTAGACATCTATTTTAAACcgcaaaataaaatatttagacATACATTTATTAATgtctttttctattttcaacCGAAGATTAATGAATACATAATGGTAAAAgggttaccaaaaaaaaaaaattatttctgaattttttttattgtattatacaaataataaataaaaaattaaattttaaatggattttcatttatataatattcaaaacaaaaatatacttttttaaaaaaaattgtaaaaccaacagaaagaaaaagagaagggCATAAAACCCTCTTTTTCGTGTTAAATAACAGAAACTAAACCCCCAAAAACCCACACTCACCCGAATCTCTTTGTGGCGATCTGTTACTTTTGCCTGAAATCATTATATTTGCTTATTATTAAGCCCAAAAAAGATGGTTGAAACCTTATTCGAAGATATATTTAGGGTTGATCAGCTTGACCCAGATGGCAAGAAATTTGACAAAGGTACTACTACTATCACTTTTTCCAGTTTTTCTTAATAAAGATTCAAGCTTTATTACTTCTATAGCTTTTTTATAGCATTATGTGATGTGGGTATTGAAGGAAAATGAAATTAttacaaaacaaattcaaaCTTGATAACTTTTATAGGTATGTTGTAGCATTATGTGACGTGGGTATTgaagaaaaattaaattattacaagaaaatgaataaaaattcaaacttgATAACTTGTATAGATTTGTTATAGCATTATGTGATGTGGGTATTGAAGAAAAATCAAATTATTAgaagaaaatttataaaaattcaaacttgATAATTTGTATAGATTTGTTATAGCATTATGTGATgtgggttttaaaaaaaaatcaagttgtttaAGGAAAGTTTATAAAGTAAGTCGGGATGTTTCTAAGGTGTGCAGTAAGTGTTTTGTGAATAAGGTAGAAAAAGAGGATGTGTTTGTTTACAAGGATAcaaaaaaggtgatttttgagctaaaTGGTAGAGATAGTTGGGATGTTTTCGAGCTCCTGAATTATGGTTAAATGTGTTATAACCCAAACTTAGGCCCGTATCAAGTATCAACAAGATATGTTAAACTATGGAAGTTAGTCAAGTATGGTATACTTGAACGAATTTAAGATTATGCTGCAATGCCACGTAGAAGTGAGTTTAGGCTAGTAAAAGAGTGGTGTGGTACATGAGAATGGAAGGGAGATTGTGATGATAATTTCAAGCACTATAGTGAGGCTACAAAGTCATATGTGCATAAAAACTAGGATGTTTCATATCTACAAAGTAGCTTTGATGGCCTTAACTGTAGGAGTTTTTGCTAAGTAGTGTGATGATTTTCAATAATTGATAAGTTGCTTCAACAAGAGTAGTTGCAAATCTAAACTAGTAGTTGAAAATCTTGCCAGTGTGCTAGAAAACTCGAAGAGTTTATATTCAATATTGTATGCCAGATAGTGGAACAGTTATGACTGGAGATTTGAGTGCAGTAGTACTAGTATTTGTTGTATTATGATGGTATTCGTTTTCATTTCAGTGGCCGTCTGCTAACTTTCTTTATCTTTTGGTATATTTTTATGAATTGTCCTTGAGAAGTAGATTCTAGTTAGTGTTAGCTGATTTGGTTATCTTGGAATTAGGTTgtaaaaaattataagatttgcaAGTCAAGGTGTTGATGAAAATTACTTGAGAAAAATGCTGTAGTATAATTGTACAAGAAAGTCGCACATTAGACGGAGGAGTTTGCAAACCTTTTTTGTCcattttgtgttttatttctGTTTGGATGGAAAGGGTTGGGTCGGGATGACCCACAACCTTTTTTTGTCCATTTTGTGTTTTATTGAATACTCCGTATAATTTGTATGTGTTAGACATGATTCACTACTAGGACGACTATCGAGTTATATCCTTGAAACTTACACGTGGCATGATCAAATAATGCTATACTATGGACTATATTGATAAGCATGGCTCGAAAATTCAAGCTTGAAGATTAATAGGTAGAGAAACTCAGAAACTTGTATAGTGAAAAGGGAAGATTTCTTATCGTCTCCTGTTTTGATGTGCACATTACAagtttgtattatttattaatttcagagcaatcaaatattcatattctAAATGAAATTGATGCTCTAATTGAAGTTTAAAGTTTGAATTTGGACTACAATATGATGATGATCTATGCTTGGTTATGAATgcagaatgatatgtttgtttGGCACATGTTTTATGTAGTTAATCGCATTGAAGCACGGAGCGATCAATTTGATATGTACATGCAGCTGGATGTGAACACAGAGGTCTATCCTATGCACGTCGGTGAGAAGTTTATGATGGTACTAGCTACTACCTTGAATTTGGATGGAACCCCTGACAGTGGATTTTTTACTCCGGTATTTTCAACACTTCTGTTCCATATTCTGTGACAGTGGATTCTTAAACCTTGAAATCGAAGTCAAGTTAT
It encodes:
- the LOC122607307 gene encoding transmembrane protein 87B-like, which produces MKQNKSSSLINILLILNISILQIEAAIHEYKNEHFSPQLNAFLFHGGSEGLFASKYHLEDNNNNNNFTNSVSESKPLEGKSFIRFESVTFKRTEETAKSQNAMQSKTGLVETIVFEVKDTERIGGKFLKSNSNVLCCDPKLAADGSCTVGEVIIKKDENNPEWPKRIHTFFAGKEQEAKMPAQSVEINKTGMYYLYFMYCDPELKGTTVTGRTVWRNPDGYLPGKMVPLMTIYGVMSLAYLVLGLGWFLRFVQFWKDIMQLHYHISAVIALGMCEMAFWYFDYSNLSVTGSRPMGITVWAVTISAFKKTLSRLLLLVVSMGYGVVRPTLGGVTLKVLILGAVYFVASEALELVENLGNINDFSGKTKLYLVLPVAFLDAWFILWIFSSLSKTLEKLQMRRSIAKLEVYRKFTNSLALFVLLSIAWIGYELYFNATDPISELWRIYWVIPAFWSLLAFSLLVVICILWAPSRNPTRYTYAGDTGDDYDEEAISLTTGVKVDGGEVGTVMERKEKKGLGSTDHLIGLTEDLAEDKRE
- the LOC122608246 gene encoding DNA-directed RNA polymerases II and V subunit 8A-like, with the protein product MVETLFEDIFRVDQLDPDGKKFDKVNRIEARSDQFDMYMQLDVNTEVYPMHVGEKFMMVLATTLNLDGTPDSGFFTPGGRKSLADKFEYVMHGKLYRISEEGSGANVKADLYVSFGGLLMLLRGDPSIAAKFELDQRLFILMRKVDKA